A genomic segment from Parolsenella catena encodes:
- the typA gene encoding translational GTPase TypA — protein sequence MRQENLRNIAIIAHVDHGKTTLVDKLLRATDAFRANQQVEERVLDSNDQERERGITILAKNISIEYKDVKINVIDTPGHADFGGEVERVLKMADGALLLVDAFEGPMPQTRFVLRHAIDAGLSIMIVVNKIDRPGADPEKAYNDCLDLMADLGATDEQLEFAMEHVVYASAMNGFARLDPSDDNDNMYPLLDMIVEDMPAPEVDPDGPLAMQCVTIDHSEYVGRIGIGRIYSGTIHDGDKILVVKNDGSRANATVKQLFTFDYLGRKECGEVGAGDIAAVVGIDRTDIGDVYTDPENPVELEPIEIDPPTLAIVFEASTSPLVGREGDIVGARQLKERLMTEAENNVTMRIEELPDKSGVEVAGRGILHLSVLMESMRREGFEFQVGRPRVLIKKDENGNRIEPIEQAVVECPGEYSGKVIELFGNASGTMTNMEQGETICHIEFKIPTRGIMGLKNRILNVTHGEGVFYHTFLEYGPFAGELGVRNNGAMISMTTEKAVAYALGTLQERGQLFVGPGDECYEGMLVGERSKPGDMVVNIARTKQLGNQRSSTADIAVQLTPPRTFTLEEALEYIMDDELVEVTPKSVRMRKRILNAIERKKANVRAGLVNK from the coding sequence ATGCGCCAGGAGAACCTACGCAACATCGCCATCATCGCCCACGTCGACCACGGCAAGACCACGCTTGTGGACAAGCTCCTGCGCGCCACGGACGCCTTCCGCGCAAACCAGCAGGTCGAGGAGCGCGTCCTTGACTCCAACGACCAGGAGCGCGAGCGTGGCATCACCATTCTGGCCAAGAACATCTCCATCGAGTACAAGGACGTCAAGATCAACGTCATCGACACCCCGGGCCACGCCGACTTCGGCGGCGAGGTCGAGCGCGTGCTCAAGATGGCCGACGGCGCCCTGCTGCTCGTTGACGCGTTCGAGGGCCCCATGCCCCAGACGCGCTTCGTCCTGCGCCACGCCATCGACGCCGGCCTGTCCATCATGATCGTCGTCAACAAGATCGACCGCCCGGGTGCCGACCCCGAGAAGGCCTACAACGACTGCCTCGACCTCATGGCAGACCTTGGCGCCACCGACGAGCAGCTCGAGTTCGCCATGGAGCACGTTGTCTACGCGAGCGCCATGAACGGCTTTGCCCGCCTCGACCCCAGCGACGACAACGACAACATGTACCCGCTGCTCGACATGATCGTCGAGGACATGCCTGCGCCCGAGGTTGACCCTGACGGCCCGCTTGCCATGCAGTGCGTCACGATCGACCACTCCGAGTACGTGGGTCGCATCGGCATCGGTCGCATCTACTCCGGCACCATCCACGACGGCGACAAGATCCTCGTCGTGAAGAACGACGGCTCGCGCGCCAACGCCACCGTCAAGCAGCTCTTCACGTTCGACTACCTCGGCCGCAAGGAGTGCGGCGAGGTCGGCGCCGGCGACATCGCCGCCGTCGTGGGCATCGACCGCACCGACATCGGCGACGTCTACACCGACCCCGAGAATCCCGTCGAGCTCGAGCCCATCGAGATCGACCCGCCGACCCTGGCCATCGTCTTCGAGGCCAGCACGAGCCCGCTTGTGGGTCGCGAGGGTGACATCGTGGGTGCCCGCCAGCTCAAGGAGCGCCTCATGACCGAGGCCGAGAACAACGTGACGATGCGCATCGAGGAGCTCCCCGACAAGTCCGGCGTCGAGGTTGCCGGCCGAGGCATCCTGCACCTGTCCGTCCTCATGGAGTCCATGCGTCGCGAGGGCTTCGAGTTCCAGGTTGGCCGTCCCCGCGTCCTCATCAAGAAGGACGAGAACGGCAACCGCATCGAGCCGATCGAGCAGGCCGTCGTCGAGTGCCCGGGCGAGTACTCCGGCAAGGTCATCGAGCTGTTCGGCAACGCCTCCGGCACCATGACGAACATGGAGCAGGGCGAGACCATCTGCCACATCGAGTTCAAGATCCCGACGCGCGGCATCATGGGCCTCAAGAACCGCATCCTCAACGTCACGCACGGTGAGGGCGTCTTCTATCACACGTTCCTCGAGTACGGCCCCTTCGCCGGCGAGCTTGGCGTGCGCAACAACGGTGCCATGATCTCCATGACCACCGAGAAGGCCGTTGCCTACGCGCTCGGCACGCTGCAGGAGCGCGGCCAGCTCTTCGTCGGCCCTGGCGACGAGTGCTACGAGGGTATGCTCGTGGGCGAGCGCTCCAAGCCCGGCGACATGGTCGTCAACATCGCACGCACCAAGCAGCTTGGCAACCAGCGCAGCTCCACGGCAGACATTGCCGTCCAGCTCACCCCGCCGCGCACGTTCACGCTCGAGGAGGCACTCGAGTACATCATGGACGACGAGCTCGTCGAGGTGACGCCCAAGAGCGTCCGCATGCGCAAGCGCATCCTCAACGCCATCGAGCGCAAGAAGGCCAACGTCCGCGCTGGTCTCGTCAACAAGTAA
- a CDS encoding TRIC cation channel family protein: MPDFSAFLGQGTHALMLPAWLELTAIVVGSLSGSLVAIDRKLDMTGCVALSLICGLGGGLLRDVCLGDVPRIFQTSNLYALCALGGSLTYFALHDLAHVMNPWLAIACTLVTVALRRASLRWGIVSSTSRDHTDMVLAPVRRAAERARGHAKRHGE; the protein is encoded by the coding sequence GTGCCAGATTTCTCCGCCTTTCTCGGCCAGGGCACCCATGCCCTGATGCTGCCCGCATGGCTCGAGCTCACCGCCATCGTGGTCGGCTCTCTTTCGGGATCCCTCGTCGCCATCGACCGCAAACTCGACATGACGGGTTGCGTGGCCCTCTCACTCATCTGCGGCTTGGGCGGCGGCCTTCTGAGGGACGTCTGCCTGGGAGATGTCCCTCGCATCTTCCAGACGTCAAACCTCTACGCCTTGTGTGCGCTCGGAGGCTCGCTCACCTACTTTGCGCTCCATGACCTCGCCCACGTCATGAATCCCTGGCTCGCCATCGCCTGCACGCTCGTCACCGTGGCCCTCAGGCGCGCAAGCCTGCGCTGGGGCATAGTCTCTTCCACGAGCCGGGACCACACGGACATGGTGCTCGCCCCCGTACGGCGCGCCGCAGAGCGCGCCCGGGGTCATGCCAAGAGGCACGGCGAATAA
- a CDS encoding DUF4013 domain-containing protein: MQDAKYFSHSWKLLTRDKGWVKPILVLAIAMFVPIVGPLAVLGYALEWARLSAWGVDAAPKQRGVKIGGCLVAGWRAFVVILVWMLLWSVATSVVTAIIAALRIRLLSSLLSLAITTANLLLSLVVMVAALRAAIYQKIGAGLSFARIYEMVSHDAAGLFKNVAIPLVTMLIVGGICTVSGLLVMSLAMPDILRLVYEVEYLSATSGSDPSDLLAIVGSILRTVMPASVLIGYVSLVFSVAGNLLLANSIGLWMRQFNVGAWGSPSDPLPVTPAPLPPVSSVPTPAPQSQPQPHSAAEPVTPAPAPAQPRTDPAPAVAPQPRERSTSPDGETVVPLTPHRAATDELGQGTDKE, translated from the coding sequence ATGCAGGACGCCAAGTATTTCTCGCACTCGTGGAAGCTGCTCACGAGAGACAAGGGGTGGGTCAAGCCCATCCTCGTGCTTGCCATTGCCATGTTCGTGCCCATCGTGGGGCCGCTCGCCGTCCTTGGCTATGCACTTGAGTGGGCGAGGCTGAGCGCGTGGGGCGTCGATGCCGCGCCAAAGCAGCGTGGCGTCAAAATCGGCGGCTGCCTGGTTGCCGGCTGGCGTGCCTTCGTGGTCATTCTCGTGTGGATGCTCCTGTGGAGTGTGGCAACCTCCGTTGTCACGGCGATTATTGCGGCCTTGCGCATCAGGCTCCTGAGTTCGCTGCTCTCGCTTGCCATCACGACGGCAAACCTGCTTCTCTCGCTCGTGGTGATGGTGGCGGCCCTTCGTGCGGCCATCTATCAGAAGATTGGCGCCGGCCTGTCGTTCGCGCGCATCTACGAGATGGTCTCGCATGATGCCGCCGGCCTGTTCAAGAACGTTGCGATCCCACTTGTGACGATGTTGATTGTTGGCGGCATCTGCACTGTGAGCGGTTTGCTGGTCATGTCCCTCGCCATGCCGGACATCCTGCGCCTCGTGTATGAGGTTGAGTACCTGAGTGCGACGTCTGGCTCTGACCCGAGCGACCTCCTCGCCATCGTGGGGTCGATTCTGCGCACGGTCATGCCGGCATCGGTGCTCATCGGCTATGTGAGCCTCGTGTTCTCCGTTGCGGGAAACCTTCTGCTCGCCAACAGCATCGGCCTGTGGATGCGTCAGTTCAACGTGGGGGCGTGGGGCTCGCCGAGCGATCCCCTGCCCGTGACGCCTGCCCCTCTGCCTCCGGTCTCTTCGGTGCCAACGCCGGCGCCCCAGTCGCAGCCCCAACCTCACTCGGCAGCCGAGCCTGTCACGCCCGCGCCCGCGCCCGCGCAGCCAAGGACGGATCCGGCTCCTGCGGTTGCTCCTCAGCCACGGGAACGCTCGACCTCTCCTGACGGGGAGACCGTCGTGCCTCTTACGCCTCATCGGGCTGCCACTGATGAGCTCGGGCAGGGCACGGACAAGGAGTAG
- the rpsF gene encoding 30S ribosomal protein S6, which yields MKAYELLFFVDPTITDEARAGVMKRIEVALTENGGQVDNVDNWGKRKLAYEIDKLTEGDYTLVNFHADPTQIAELDRVLRINDAVKRHMIVRRPDHE from the coding sequence ATGAAGGCTTATGAACTGCTGTTTTTTGTCGATCCCACGATCACCGATGAGGCGCGCGCTGGCGTTATGAAGCGCATCGAAGTCGCTCTCACCGAGAACGGTGGCCAGGTCGACAACGTCGACAACTGGGGCAAGCGCAAGCTCGCCTACGAGATCGACAAGCTCACGGAGGGTGACTACACCCTCGTCAACTTCCACGCTGACCCCACTCAGATCGCCGAGCTCGATCGCGTTCTCCGCATCAACGATGCCGTGAAGCGCCACATGATCGTGCGCCGTCCGGATCACGAGTAA
- a CDS encoding single-stranded DNA-binding protein: MSINRVNITGNLTRDPELRATQSGTQVLHLGVAVNDRRRNPQTGNWEDYPNFIDCVMFGTRAEAIQRYLSKGTKVAIEGRLRYSSWERDGQKRSKIEVVIDEIEFMSSRQGGNSGGYGQQQGGYAAPAPQANYQANAPQAPAPAPVAAPPAADVYDEDIPF; this comes from the coding sequence GTGAGCATCAACCGAGTGAACATTACGGGCAACCTGACCAGGGATCCCGAGCTGAGGGCCACGCAGAGCGGCACGCAGGTGCTGCATCTTGGCGTGGCGGTCAACGACCGTCGTCGCAACCCGCAGACCGGTAACTGGGAGGACTACCCCAACTTCATCGACTGCGTGATGTTCGGCACTCGTGCCGAGGCGATCCAGCGCTACCTTTCGAAGGGAACCAAGGTCGCCATCGAGGGTCGCCTCCGTTACAGCTCCTGGGAGCGTGACGGTCAGAAGCGGTCCAAGATCGAGGTCGTCATTGACGAGATCGAGTTCATGAGCTCTCGTCAGGGCGGCAACTCCGGCGGCTATGGCCAGCAGCAGGGCGGCTACGCTGCCCCTGCCCCGCAGGCCAACTACCAGGCGAACGCCCCTCAGGCGCCCGCCCCTGCCCCCGTCGCCGCACCGCCCGCCGCGGACGTCTACGACGAGGACATCCCGTTCTAG
- the rpsR gene encoding 30S ribosomal protein S18 encodes MATEYQRQPRRKFCQFCKEDTEFIDYKDTQLLRKYMTDRGKIKPRRVTGACTQHQHDIANAIKRAREMALLPYTVPVVSSRGGRRDRS; translated from the coding sequence ATGGCTACTGAGTACCAGCGTCAGCCGCGTCGCAAGTTCTGCCAGTTCTGCAAGGAGGACACTGAGTTCATCGACTACAAGGATACTCAGCTCCTTCGCAAGTACATGACCGACCGTGGCAAGATCAAGCCCCGTCGCGTCACTGGCGCCTGCACGCAGCACCAGCATGACATCGCCAACGCCATCAAGCGCGCCCGTGAGATGGCCCTTCTGCCGTACACCGTTCCCGTGGTGTCCAGCCGTGGTGGCCGTCGCGACCGCAGCTAA
- the rplI gene encoding 50S ribosomal protein L9 has product MKVILLGELKGKGGEGDVVEVAQGFAENFLFPNRMALPATKGNIKQLEERRHNIEKREAKRIADAEALKAVIDGKTVLIDAKVGDEGQLFGSVTNTMVADAIKNELGVEVERKRIELNRAIKTSGLHTVKVSLYREIAAELHLQVGKPAVEEVVEEAPEAEVAETEATEETTEAAE; this is encoded by the coding sequence ATGAAAGTCATCCTTCTGGGTGAGCTCAAGGGCAAGGGCGGAGAGGGCGACGTCGTCGAGGTCGCCCAGGGGTTCGCTGAGAACTTCCTGTTCCCCAACCGCATGGCCCTGCCGGCCACCAAGGGCAACATCAAGCAGCTCGAGGAGCGTCGTCACAACATCGAGAAGCGCGAGGCTAAGCGCATCGCCGATGCCGAGGCTCTGAAGGCCGTCATCGATGGCAAGACCGTCCTCATCGACGCCAAGGTCGGCGACGAGGGCCAGCTCTTCGGCTCCGTGACCAACACCATGGTCGCCGACGCCATCAAGAACGAGCTGGGCGTCGAGGTCGAGCGCAAGCGCATCGAGCTCAACCGCGCCATCAAGACCTCCGGTCTGCACACCGTCAAGGTGAGCCTGTACCGCGAGATCGCCGCCGAGCTTCACCTCCAGGTCGGCAAGCCGGCCGTCGAGGAGGTTGTCGAGGAGGCTCCCGAGGCTGAGGTCGCCGAGACCGAGGCTACCGAGGAGACCACCGAGGCTGCCGAGTAG